In Hahella sp. HNIBRBA332, the genomic window GGGCTGCTAAAAGGAGTTCACCTCCCTTCTCTCTCGACGTCACCCTGTGACAGGGCTATTATTTGGGTCCGCTGTCTCCCCGGAAGGATTGTTATGCCGCAAACCATCGCTTTGATCGACACTCTCAAACGCACCCTCAAAGCCCAAGGGAAAACCTACGCCGACGTCGCCACCGCTTTGGAGTTATCCGAAGCCAGCGTTAAGCGCTTGTTCTCCGAACGCAGCTTCTCGCTGCAGCGGCTGGACCGGGTTTGCGAGTTTCTCGGTATTGAAATCTCCGATCTGGTGCGCAGTATGGAAAACAGTTCTGGAGAAATCACGGAGCTGACGGAAGAGCAGGAAAAGGATCTCGCTGGCGATATCAACTTGTTGCTCACGGCTCAACTGTTACTGAACAAATGGACCTTCAAGGAAATCATCAGCACCTATCAAATCGAGGAGTTGGAAGGCGTACGGCTACTGGCCAAGCTCGACCGTATGAAGCTGATTGAATTATTGCCGGGAAACCGGGTGAAATTGAAAATCTCCCGACATTTCTCCTGGCGTCCTCATGGCCCCATACAACAATTCTTTGAGCAACAGGTGCAAAACGAATTTCTGCAATCTCGTTTCAATAAGAATGGAGAAAGCCGCCTTTTTCTGAGCGGAATGCTCTCAAGACGTTCGAATGCGGAAATTCAGCGTCGCATGCAACGCCTGGCGGCGGAGTTTCACGCCTTGGTGGCGGAGGATGAAGCCATCCCTTTGAATGATAAATTTGGCACCGCCTTCGTCATGGCGATCCGGCCTTGGGAGCCGCAGTCTTTCACTCGACTGCGCCGCGAGCCTTCTACCAAAAAGTTCTAGGCGCCGCCCCTTCAAAGCACAGCAGGGACCAACTTTTCAGCCGGTCCCTGCCAATCATTCATGGGCAACCATCCCTGCACACCTAAACCAGGAGGTTACAGGCGCCTCGCAGGCGTTAGTCGTTGCTTCCAAATTTCTCCCATTTAATATCCCGCGCTGACGCGTCATCGTCCATCATGGTGCGATCGCTGCGCATGGTTTTACTATCTTTCATCACACCGGGACCCGCTGCAGTGGGTTCACCGTATTCAAGATAAAAATCTGTCACCAGCTGTTCCAGATTTTTGTGCTCAACATTTTCCGCTTTTTGATTTGCAATACCCAAATCACCCGCGAACGATAGGGAGCTGGACAACGCTAACGCTATACCAGCAACTAGCCCTACTGAATGTTTAGTACACATACGTCACCTCCTCAGTTTTTGGGAGTTTTATTGTTCCTGCTGCGCCAAAAATTACGGTCTCTTTTTCAGTTTGGACCATAAATTCCGCTTGTTGGCGCCCACAAACTGGTTAATTTTTGTTCACAAAAAAGCGGCGGCCTGCGTACGTATTTGTAACAATGTGTGGCATAGCCGATGCATAGACGCGCAGGCCAAATACCGTTCAATTTGTGACCTGCCAAGCATTTCCCGCCCGTAGCATTGGAAGAAAATAGAACACTTTGTAACCTTATCTTTGTATCCGCCCGGTAAAAGCCTGTATCTGGGCTGTAACCTGGGCCGGATAAAAAAGCCCCTGGCAAAATAACGATAAGATAGGGATACCTCTCATGAAAAAACTCGCATACGCTGCCGTCATTGCGGCGGTCGCGTCTTCGGTCTGCGCCAACGAGATTGAAGACTTCCGCAATAGCTGGACTTACCGCGCGCTAACCCATCAACGCACCCTGGACCTGGGAGAACCACTGGGCCGCGCCAACTTTCCTTATACGCATAACAGTTATAACTCCTCCGCCTACGCCAACCTGGGCAGCTACTGGGACCCCAACCACATTTACAGTCTGGTGGACCAGCTGGATATGGGCATCCGCGCTCTGGAGCTGGACGTTCATTACACCTACGGCGACCTGAAACTATGCCATGGAACCAACGATCACACGGGATGCTCCGCTTTCGACCGCCGTTTCGAGGACGGCCTGAAAGAAGTCGCCACCTGGCTGCGACAGGACGGCAATCGCGGTGAAGTATTGATCATCTATCTCGAAGAACATGTGGACGGCCGCTACGATGACGCCGTGGCTGCGCTAAACCGGCAGATGGGGGATTTGATATACAAGCCGGGTAATTGCGCCACGCTGCCCATGAACATCAGCAAAGCGGACATTCTCAACAGCGGCAGGCAGGTGCTGCTGATCGGCGGCGACTGCGGTTCGGACGCATGGGCGCAGACAGTCTACAATTACGGCTTTCCTACTGATAATGACCATTTCCATCCCTATCCGGAATGTCGCACGGACAAATACGATGTGAATTTCGTCCAGAATAATCTGGTTCGCATCTTTGAGGACAGCACCCGCCTGTCCGACGTATTCGGCGATCCACCGCAGCCGATCACTCCTGAGCTGATGGCGCAGGCCGCGCGTTGCAGCCTGGGCATCGTCGGCCTGGATCAGCTGAAAGCTTTTGACGAGCGCATGACCGCCGCAATATGGAGTTGGGACCAGAATGAGCCCAACAACGCCAATAACAACGAGCATTGCGCCGAGCAATGGGGCAACGGCCGCTTTAATGACGCCGCCTGCAGCAACGTGCGTCCTTTCGCCTGCTACAGCAGAACCAACGACGCCTGGGCGGTCACGCAGAGCAGCGCAATCTGGGAACAAGGGGAGTTTTTCTGCCAACAGGAGTTCGGTAGTGATTACCGCTTCGCCACCCCGAAAAACGGCTATCAGAACCAAATGCTGCAGAACGCCAAGGCCGGACTGGGCTACGCCAATGTGTGGCTGAACTATTCTGATTTGGCGCAAGAAGGAATTTGGGCGCCTGGCGATCAGCCTGCCGTCACCCTGCCGGGAGATGATGGGGCCGTGGTTTGGCGCAAGCTGCGCAATGACAAAGGCAAATGCCTGGACCTCGAGGGTCGCGAGACCCATAACGGCGTGGAGATCCATCAATGGTCCTGTCACGGCGCCGATAGTCAGTTATGGTGGCGGGATCAAT contains:
- a CDS encoding helix-turn-helix transcriptional regulator, with the protein product MPQTIALIDTLKRTLKAQGKTYADVATALELSEASVKRLFSERSFSLQRLDRVCEFLGIEISDLVRSMENSSGEITELTEEQEKDLAGDINLLLTAQLLLNKWTFKEIISTYQIEELEGVRLLAKLDRMKLIELLPGNRVKLKISRHFSWRPHGPIQQFFEQQVQNEFLQSRFNKNGESRLFLSGMLSRRSNAEIQRRMQRLAAEFHALVAEDEAIPLNDKFGTAFVMAIRPWEPQSFTRLRREPSTKKF
- a CDS encoding ricin-type beta-trefoil lectin domain protein, which translates into the protein MKKLAYAAVIAAVASSVCANEIEDFRNSWTYRALTHQRTLDLGEPLGRANFPYTHNSYNSSAYANLGSYWDPNHIYSLVDQLDMGIRALELDVHYTYGDLKLCHGTNDHTGCSAFDRRFEDGLKEVATWLRQDGNRGEVLIIYLEEHVDGRYDDAVAALNRQMGDLIYKPGNCATLPMNISKADILNSGRQVLLIGGDCGSDAWAQTVYNYGFPTDNDHFHPYPECRTDKYDVNFVQNNLVRIFEDSTRLSDVFGDPPQPITPELMAQAARCSLGIVGLDQLKAFDERMTAAIWSWDQNEPNNANNNEHCAEQWGNGRFNDAACSNVRPFACYSRTNDAWAVTQSSAIWEQGEFFCQQEFGSDYRFATPKNGYQNQMLQNAKAGLGYANVWLNYSDLAQEGIWAPGDQPAVTLPGDDGAVVWRKLRNDKGKCLDLEGRETHNGVEIHQWSCHGADSQLWWRDQYGMIHAKSAPDKCIDVSGAGTEKGTRIVLWNCHGGSNQVWLQGPSNSFRISNATNMALDIKDPFWGDGQRAHLWEYHGGKSQRWSWD